The proteins below come from a single Drosophila miranda strain MSH22 chromosome Y unlocalized genomic scaffold, D.miranda_PacBio2.1 Contig_Y1_pilon, whole genome shotgun sequence genomic window:
- the LOC117192057 gene encoding proline-rich protein 36-like, giving the protein MEDVEYLDEYKDLVLPGNKTGDGRTPDAPQRRRISSDSSNSSSIDADIFQKLFHGKFIDDEQLNEGSSKSRERHRLPRLSSSSDDGSNDAFDALFHRKLSKPKSNKRRERFASFDSVDELGQALMRPTQRSTVPKPSTSRGAGRKSEAEGLHRGSGSQSNSSGFGKSNKSLPEHRSSGKIGVHGLQSKNVTKGFSNASSSHSVSKNSKTVTLHKPDLRLPKNEPTTDPLNLGELYGDSDSDSSYEFESDFFDDPDTDDEEPVIDLSTDTSRTTSVAESARRKQQQQRELEKTGKDKQGQKKLVRRRNQLEAEERPPQKRLKPEDEATASAPASANPKVKFISLIGKDTIISTTTDLRKEEAKSSGAARKSNAKSPKGADMTKHIIISTVPKKTPDAAAESPPAPSKKPLVQSVLNSFVDTRKTTQRDSTGKKFLPRSNTAAANDEDPERNIPSSTLLTRKGVVSASDLQSKKTAESPKGETPAAALRKVNIISVSVMPSKEDECAAVAVGKKGPTSAPATAAQVTKALLDTEKNIVSARRQVENKKKPETKKIVKINALDKTKNTEQARKEDRRLEMSAQQSKKSYTHTEPTTKSLPHPQLLSNPEPRKSEDAARKQTIDDEMAKPAMLLTVRPVTDAVSRLTQPEQQWSDLDVFRKSIAIRKSKVETSRASRESSHERAGRITRLEKGNSLPTSRPMAVSISLHMTRAASNNRSLASTPIPMATTPTPIVRRTAPKKPELEAASSSPVEPLAPPKKVKRPARLRFASRRRRSAKKRKATEEADAETEVGHQKRSRGELEQEPEARPAPSLAFPVMITAASSSTSSPLPYSVTAPVAVSSKSQPIRKPKLRKCLVKINRGVVKKWMAANVGKQPAVALQQPRSEPPEEPAPEPQIEEPAAELPEPAPAPAPSPAPKKAPQTARAPVAPVDKSDSVSVSVLAQPAQKKTHGVLAIKLLIPIPVMEIKTEIEEVPPEVPMEEDTLGALPVPIPIPTPTPIATPITIPTAPEAPEEATPPQEVVPLPPTTSSFQTIRISAPPPSAGRLVSSLLSASSAESSQNPGNTKIFSFLYPHRYQRSYGDVGLDFCCPNLDGPMRAIDPTRLHATAQVPVLELPQFMVITTKIISKADKDLPHKVRAKLAQLDKTGGKLVGQTVCMSMDSSEPSILVAVPSSNLGPAPRTLPALIPISNPPPATAPPAPTAPPAPTAPPAPTTTPALPVSHDDTVQSLTKHLPLGTTLTKKVLPPGAALPAAARSSMVASMPPALIQLPPICPKDKQRVELQTRVQIFDLVLQSLSRRATTLTKVERQRTIEEIVMTSTLMPIDVDVGTKLLENYVYYLNRATNIQTPLPSLCLNPVVTTAATQSAPTVASLVGIPAVAKSKVSTASASATATATPSAPAPATKKPAQKRSSLPAGIPVYDSEKNIIGYQCPTPNASFVNRPTPMASRTPLGPSASTAAHGGSKSARSSVQLKQNKKTKTTAGMPMKAGPKGSTGNRVGSGTIISIHPPPEQKTLPARPGVAQTIAALSETPQPNAVAVPVPVPVPGSTSKSAAPTSSGRSAGLNQTRSPNVFIINQMSPQAEESILPDSNNVVPMEAEIKGELDDTVELIG; this is encoded by the exons ATGGAGGATGTAGAATATCTTGATGAGTATAAAGATTTGGTGTTGCCAG GAAATAAAACTGGCGATGGGCGCACGCCAGATGCTCCCCAGCGTCGCCGAATTTCGTCAGACTCGAGCAACTCGTCCTCGATTGATGCAGATATATTTCAGAAGCTATTCCATGGGAAATTTATTGACGACGAACAGCTCAACGAGGGCAGTTCAAAATCAAGGGAGAGGCACCGTCTTCCTCGACTCTCCTCCTCCAGTGATGACGGTTCAAACGACGCCTTCGATGCTCTGTTTCATAGGAAACTTAGCAAGCCAAAATCAAACAAAAGGCGGGAGCGTTTCGCGTCCTTTGATTCTGTAGACGAATTGG GCCAAGCCCTTATGCGTCCAACACAAAGGTCAACTGTACCAAAGCCAAGTACATCTCGTGGCGCAGGGAGGAAATCCGAGGCGGAGGGATTGcacagaggcagtggcagtcaAAGCAACAGCAGTGGGTTTGGGAAGTCCAACAAGTCCCTTCCAGAGCACCGTTCCTCGGGCAAAATCGGAGTTCATGGGCTTCAATCAAAGAATGTGACCAAAGGCTTTAGCaatgccagcagcagccattcTGTGTCTAAGAATAGCAAGACTGTAACCTTACATAAGCCAGACCTTAGGCTACCAAAGAACGAGCCCACGACAGATCCCTTGA ATTTGGGGGAACTCTATGGGGACTCGGACAGCGATTCTTCGTACGAGTTCGAATCGGATTTCTTCGACGATCCAGACACGGATGATGAGGAACCGGTGATTGACTTATCGACGGATACCAGCAGGACCACTTCGGTGGCGG AATCTGCCCGTCgaaagcaacagcagcagcgagaGCTGGAGAAAACCGGAAAGGACAAACAGGGCCAGAAAAAACTAG TGCGTCGCCGCAATCAGCTGGAGGCGGAAGAGCGGCCACCCCAGAAGCGTCTAAAGCCAGAGGACGAAGCCACAGCATCTGCACCTGCCTCTGCCAACCCCAAGGTTAAATTCATATCCCTTATAGGCAAGGACACAATTATTTCAACCACAACCGACCTACGAAAGGAGGAGGCAAAGTCCTCGGGAGCCGCACGTAAATCGAATGCAAAGAGCCCCAAGGGCGCCGATATGACCAAGCACATCATCATATCGACAGTACCCAAGAAAACCCCGGATGCCGCTGCAGAGAGTCCGCCGGCGCCGTCCAAGAAGCCTCTAGTGCAGAGTGTGCTCAACTCGTTTGTGGATACCCGCAAGACTACACAAAGGGATAGTACAGGCAAGAAGTTCTTGCCGAGATCTAACACAGCGGCAGCAAATGATGAGGACCCCGAACGGAATATCCCCAGCTCCACTTTGCTGACCAGGAAGGGTGTTGTGTCAGCAAGCGATTTGCAAAGCAAGAAAACAGCAGAATCTCCCAAAGGAGAAACACCTGCAGCAGCACTGCGGAAGGTGAACATCATCTCCGTTTCAGTGATGCCGAGCAAAGAAGATGAATGTGCGGCTGTTGCAGTGGGGAAAAAGGGGCCCACCAGCGCACCCGCAACAGCAGCTCAAGTTACGAAGGCGCTGCTGGATACCGAGAAGAACATCGTCTCAGCAAGAAGGCAAGTGGAGAACAAGAAGAAGCCGGAGACTAAGAAGATCGTTAAAATAAATGCGCTAGACAAGACTAAGAACACGGAGCAAGCTAGGAAGGAGGATCGCCGGCTGGAGATGTCCGCACAACAATCGAAAAAATCATATACTCATACGGAGCCAACCACGAAATCCTTGCCGCATCCGCAACTGCTAAGCAACCCAGAGCCTCGGAAGTCGGAAGATGCTGCCAGAAAGCAAACTATAGATGATGAGATGGCTAAACCCGCAATGCTGTTAACAGTTCGACCAGTAACCGATGCCGTGTCTCGATTGACACAACCCGAGCAGCAATGGTCCGATCTGGATGTGTTTCGAAAGAGCATTGCGATCCGAAAATCAAAGGTGGAAACTAGTCGCGCCTCAAGGGAATCCTCTCACGAACGCGCCGGTCGAATAACCCGACTGGAAAAAGGCAATTCCTTACCGACATCCCGTCCAATGGCTGTCTCAATATCCTTACACATGACGCGCGCCGCCAGTAACAATCGATCCCTGGCTTCAACGCCAATTCCTATGGCTACAACGCCAACTCCTATCGTGCGGCGGACTGCTCCGAAAAAGCCTGAACTGGAAGCAGCCTCCTCATCGCCAGTCGAGCCACTAGCTCCGCCTAAGAAGGTTAAACGTCCGGCGCGACTGCGGTTTGCTTCGCGACGCAGACGGTCGGCCAAAAAACGAAAAGCTACCGAAGAAGCAGATGCAGAAACAGAAGTCGGCCATCAAAAGAGATCAAGAGGAGAGCTAGAGCAGGAGCCAGAAGCACGTCCAGCTCCGTCCCTTGCCTTCCCAGTGATGATAACCGCTGCCAGCAGCTCCACCTCTTCGCCGCTGCCGTATTCGGTTACAGCCCCAGTTGCAGTTTCTTCCAAATCACAGCCCATTAGAAAACCTAAGTTGCGAAAATGTCTGGTCAAAATCAACCGGGGAGTGGTCAAAAAGTGGATGGCAGCGAACGTAGGAAAGCAGCCAGCAGTCGCACTACAGCAACCACGATCAGAACCACCAGAAGAGCCGGCTCcagagccacaaattgaagAACCAGCAGCAGAGCTGCCAgagccagctccagctccagcaccATCTCCAGCTCCAAAGAAAGCGCCGCAGACAGCAAGAGCACCAGTCGCACCAGTTGACAAGTCAGATTCGGTATCGGTGTCGGTATTGGCACAACCAGCACAGAAAAAAACCCATGGTGTTCTGGCCATCAAACTACTGATTCCCATACCCGTTATGGAAATAAAAACGGAAATAGAGGAAGTGCCGCCCGAAGTGCCAATGGAAGAAGATACATTGGGAGCCTTACCcgtacccatacccatacccacacccacacctatAGCCACACCCATAACCATACCCACGGCTCCGGAAGCTCCTGAAGAGGCGACGCCACCTCAGGAGGTGGTTCCACTTCCACCCACCACATCGAGTTTTCAGACAATTCGCATAAGTGCGCCTCCGCCCTCGGCTGGCAGACTGGTCAGCTCGCTGCTATCAGCCAGCTCGGCCGAATCCAGCCAGAACCCTGGCAATACCAAGATTTTCTCCTTCCTGTATCCGCACCGCTATCAGCGATCGTATGGCGACGTGGGGCTGGACTTTTGCTGCCCCAATCTGGATGGACCGATGCGAGCCATTGACCCGACGCGTTTGCATGCCACGGCGCAGGTGCCTGTGCTGGAGCTGCCGCAGTTCATGGTTATCACGACGAAGATCATCTCCAAGGCGGATAAGGATCTGCCCCACAAGGTGCGTGCGAAGCTGGCGCAGCTGGATAAGACTGGAGGGAAGTTGGTGGGGCAGACGGTGTGCATGAGCATGGACTCCAGTGAGCCGTCGATTCTAGTGGCAGTGCCGTCGTCCAACCTTGGTCCGGCTCCTCGGACTCTTCCCGCCTTAATTCCCATTTCTAACCCTCCGCCAGCCACCGCTCCACCTGCGCCCACCGCTCCACCTGCACCCACCGCTCCACCTGCACCCACCACAACTCCTGCACTTCCAGTTTCTCATGATGACACCGTTCAATCCTTGACCAAGCACTTGCCACTTGGAACGACACTAACCAAAAAGGTCCTGCCGCCTGGGGCTGCCCTACCCGCTGCTGCCAGATCGTCGATGGTGGCCAGTATGCCACCTGCCCTGATCCAGCTGCCGCCAATCTGCCCCAAGGACAAACAACGGGTGGAGCTGCAGACACGAGTTCAGATATTCGACCTGGTGCTCCAGAGCCTGAGCAGACGCGCAACCACACTGACCAAGGTAGAGCGACAGCGCACCATTGAGGAGATTGTGATGACCAGCACCCTAATGCCCATCGATGTTGATGTGGGCACCAAGCTCCTTGAGAACTACGTCTATTACCTCAACCGAGCTACTAACATCCAGACGCCCCTGCCCTCGCTTTGCCTCAACCCTGTGGTAACAACAGCTGCTACTCAGAGTGCGCCCACAGTCGCCAGTCTTGTCGGCATCCCGGCGGTGGCCAAGAGTAAAGTCAGcactgcatctgcatctgcaactgcaactgcaacccCTTCCGCACCCGCACCAGCAACGAAGAAGCCAGCACAAAAGCGCAGTTCTCTGCCAGCCGGCATTCCGGTGTACGATTCGGAGAAGAACATCATTGGATATCAGTGCCCGACACCGAACGCTTCGTTTGTCAATCGACCAACGCCCATGGCCAGCAGGACTCCACTGGGACCCTCCGCTTCCACGGCAGCCCATGGTGGAAGCAAGTCGGCCAGATCGAGTGTGCAGCTAAAACAGAACAAG AAAACGAAAACTACGGCTGGAATGCCTATGAAAGCAGGACCAAAAGGCAGCACTGGAAATAGAGTTGGTTCAGGGACGATCATTTCCATTCACCCACCGCCAGAACAGAAAACACTCCCTGCAAGGCCAGGTGTAGCCCAAACGATTGCTGCATTATCGGAGACTCCTCAGCCCAATGCGGTGGCTGTGCCTgtccctgtgcctgtgccgGGGTCAACGTCAAAGTCTGCTGCCCCAACATCGAGCGGGCGATCCGCTGGATTGAATCAAACGCGCAGTCCGAATGTGTTTATCATTAACCAGATGTCCCCCCAGGCAGAGGAGAGCATACTGCCCGATTCCAACAATGTTGTGCCAATGGAAGCGGAGATCAAGGGTGAGCTGGACGACACTGTGGAATTGATTGGATAG
- the LOC117191040 gene encoding protein transport protein Sec61 subunit beta-like isoform X1: protein MQPAPASSTSVGSGSRSPSKLSAPRSAGAGGGSTLKQRKTTSSTTAARSRAPGGAGTGGMWRFYTDDSPGIKVGPVPVLVMSLLFIASVFMLHIWGKYNRS, encoded by the exons ATGCAGCCTGCTCCTGCTAGTTCAACGTCCGTCGGCAGCGGCTCACGCTCGCCCAGCAAATTGTCCGCGCCACGTAGCGCCGGAGCTGGAGGTGGGAGCACGCTGAAGCAGCGCAAGACGACCAGCAGCACCACCGCAGCCAGAAGCCGTGCCCCTGGTGGAGCCGGTACTGGTGGTATGTGGCGTTTCTACACCGACGACTCCCCCGGCATCAAAGT TGGACCCGTTCCCGTCCTGGTTATGTCGCTGTTGTTCATTGCTTCCGTTTTCATGCTGCACATTTGGGGCAAATACAATCGTTCTTAA
- the LOC117191040 gene encoding protein transport protein Sec61 subunit beta-like isoform X2, which translates to MPAPASSTSVGSGSRSPSKLSAPRSAGAGGGSTLKQRKTTSSTTAARSRAPGGAGTGGMWRFYTDDSPGIKVGPVPVLVMSLLFIASVFMLHIWGKYNRS; encoded by the exons ATG CCTGCTCCTGCTAGTTCAACGTCCGTCGGCAGCGGCTCACGCTCGCCCAGCAAATTGTCCGCGCCACGTAGCGCCGGAGCTGGAGGTGGGAGCACGCTGAAGCAGCGCAAGACGACCAGCAGCACCACCGCAGCCAGAAGCCGTGCCCCTGGTGGAGCCGGTACTGGTGGTATGTGGCGTTTCTACACCGACGACTCCCCCGGCATCAAAGT TGGACCCGTTCCCGTCCTGGTTATGTCGCTGTTGTTCATTGCTTCCGTTTTCATGCTGCACATTTGGGGCAAATACAATCGTTCTTAA